A window from Betta splendens chromosome 1, fBetSpl5.4, whole genome shotgun sequence encodes these proteins:
- the LOC114850890 gene encoding nicotinate-nucleotide pyrophosphorylase [carboxylating] isoform X1, which produces MTRLCMRVRMSGPGHAAADAIPPHTLTLLAQAWLAEDTPNFDAAGVCVGSREVEARLLCKTSGSVLAGSPFFTAVFAEVGCTVEWLHQEGATIGPDAVTVTAVVRGPARCLLLGERPALNCLARASGIATRCAQLQEVAKVAGWHGEIAGTRKTTPGFRLVEKYAMLVGGASMHRQDLSGMVMLKDNHVWASGNISEAVKAARSVCGFSSKIEVECRSAEEGREAATAGADIVMLDNFLPQELHIAARVLKKEFPALLIEASGGVTPENLTTFFSPHVDVISLGCMTQGCPVVDFSLKVLSSVPTVL; this is translated from the exons ATGACACGGCTCTGCATGCGTGTCAGAATGTCTGGGCCTGGACACGCGGCAGCGGACGCCATCCCGCCGCACACCCTGACCCTGCTGGCACAGGCATGGCTGGCGGAGGACACGCCCAACTTCGACGCcgcaggggtgtgtgtggggtcacgGGAAGTGGAGGCTAGGCTATTATGCAAAACATCTGGCAGCGTCCTTGCAGGAAGTCCCTTCTTCACAGCGGTGTTCGCGGAGGTCGGCTGCACGGTGGAGTGGCTTCACCAGGAGGGAGCGACAATCG GTCCAGATGCTGTGACCGTCACTGCTGTCGTGAGAGGCCCAGCGAGGTGTCTCCTCCTTGGGGAAAGGCCGGCTCTCAACTGCCTGGCCCGGGCTTCTGGCATCGCCACCCGCTgtgctcagctgcaggaggttgCAAAGGTGGCAGGATGGCACGGAGAGATAGCCGGTACACGCAAGACCACGCCAGGCTTCCGCCTGGTGGAGAAGTACGCCATGCTGGTTGGAGGCGCGTCCATGCACAGGCAGGACCTGAGCGGAATGGTGATGCTGAAGGACAATCATGTCTGGGCATCAGGGAATATTTCAGAG GCCGTGAAAGCTGCTCGGTCCGTGTGCGGCTTCAGCAGTAAGATCGAGGTGGAGTGCCGCTCGGCAGAGGAAGGCAGGGAGGCAGCCACAGCGGGGGCAGACATCGTCATGCTGGACAACTTTCTGCCTCAG GAGCTTCACATTGCAGCTCGCGTGCTAAAGAAGGAGTTCCCTGCTCTGCTCATAGAAGCGAGTGGTGGAGTGACTCCTGAGAATTTGACCACGTTTTTCTCCCCACATGTGGACGTCATTTCGCTGGGCTGCATGACTCAGGGCTGCCCTGTGGTGGACTTCTCCCTAAAGGTCCTCAGTTCTGTGCCGACAGTTCTGTGA
- the ppp1r12c gene encoding protein phosphatase 1 regulatory subunit 12C, which yields MGDSARTKRREQLKRWAGSCTDKAPAVSRRRWRGDDEDGVLTLEAELSDPPRDQSVPLGRDDTSPLLKRRKRVRFDRAAEFLATCASGDIEEAQVMLKEAKETTNKNGEDATGVINCCNADGITALHQACIDGSVEMVTFLLEQGANVNQVDNEGWTPLHAAASCGHSDIADLLLQQGASLSAVNCDGDVPLDIALDETTESLLQDFTQKQGVDVEAAKRLEEEQIMRDARTWLTDGPPAEMRHPRTGATPLHVAAAKGYLEALKILCQCGLDVSAVDFDGWTPLHAAAHWGQREACHILAEHLCNMEARSNAGQTPFDVADESVAGLLEELSLKQANWRNEQSILDRQNPQGSTAANAQNKRRRSSVCRMSSKDKMNVQDQSKERGISGDLELSEEKENSPESSTVSSPDSESVATSAASPTDKLNADDCLMLAQTADEEDKEQDKANRTARVQPSPQTRDAASESPNTPSTEKRKFQAPGRDEESESQRKARSRLLRQTRRSTQGVTLTDLKEAEKAVAKPVDPPLRNIQYVSPIVTVTPAERDTDPVKPTEPEEKRLGGKERRRVRRERRSTGIVQLEGENEDEDAQLKETKSHNNPDKNQPGDLSADFRTLYLTVLQENLALKDRLQETELLLSQNKVELERLRQSQESSTDRPALLELERFERLALQRKAVELEDELKVVGDLRADNQRLKDENAALIRVISKLSR from the exons ATGGGGGACTCGGCGAGGACCAAGCGGCGCGAGCAGCTGAAGCGCTGGGCTGGCTCTTGCACTGACAAGGCTCCGGCCGTGTCCAGACGTAGGTGGCGGGGAGATGACGAGGACGGAGTACTGACGCTGGAGGCCGAGCTCAGCGACCCGCCGAGGGACCAGTCAGTGCCTCTGGGCCGAGATGACACCAGCCCCCTACTCAAACGACG GAAAAGGGTGAGGTTTGACAGGGCTGCAGAGTTTCTGGCTACCTGTGCCAGTGGCGACATAGAAGAGGCCCAggtgatgctgaaggaggccaaAGAGACCACAAACAAGAACGGGGAAGATGCTACTGGAGTTATCAACTGTTGTAACGCAGATGGGATCACTGCTCTCCATCAG GCCTGTATTGATGGCAGTGTGGAGATGGTGACTTTTCTCTTGGAGCAAGGTGCCAACGTGAACCAGGTTGACAATGAGGGATGGACGCCGCTGcatgctgctgcctcctgcggtCATTCTGACATTGCAGA TTTGCTTTTGCAGCAAGGTGCATCTCTCTCGGCTGTGAATTGTGATGGTGACGTTCCTCTGGACATTGCTCTGGATGAGACTACGGAGTCTCTTCTTCAGGATTTCACGCAGAAACAGG GTGTGGATGTGGAGGCAGCTAAGCGTCTGGAAGAGGAGCAGATTATGAGAGACGCCCGGACCTGGCTGACGGATGGCCCACCTGCTGAAATGCGTCACCCGAGGACCGGGGCCACGCCGCTGCACGTGGCTGCAGCTAAAGGCTACCTGGAGGCCTTAAA GATACTGTGTCAGTGTGGGCTGGATGTGTCGGCTGTGGACTTCGATGGCTGGACGCCTCTCCATGCTGCTGCACACTGGGGTCAACGGGAGGCCTGTCACATTCTGGCTGAACATCTGTGCAATATGGAAGCCCGCAGCAATGCG GGTCAAACACCGTTCGATGTAGCGGATGAAAGCGTTGCAGGGCTGCTAGAGGAGTTATCGCTGAAACAAGCCAAT tggCGTAATGAACAGTCTATACTGGACAGGCAAAACCCACAAGGCTCCACTGCTGCAAATGCACAGAACAAACGGCGGAG aAGCTCCGTGTGCAGGATGAGCAGTAAAGACAAGATGAATGTACAGGACCAATCTAAAGAGAGGGGGATATCAGGAGACCTGGAGCTCAGTGAAGAGAAGGAGAACAGCCCCG AAAGCTCCACTGTTTCAAGTCCAGACTCAGAGAGTGTGGCCACGTCTGCAGCCAGTCCCACTGACAAGTTAAATGCTGATGACTGCTTAATGCTTGCTCAGACTGCAGATGAGGAGGATAAGGAGCAGGATAAGGCAAACCGCACTGCTAGAGTCCAACCCTCTCCTCAGACACGGGATGCTGCATCTGAAAGTCCAAACACCCCCAGCACTGAGAAGCGCAA GTTTCAGGCTCCAGGCAGAGACGAAGAGTCTGAGTCTCAGAGGAAGGCTCGCTCTCGGCTGCTGCGTCAGACTCGCCGTTCCACACAG GGCGTGACTCTGACAGACctaaaagaagcagaaaaggcCGTGGCTAAACCTGTAGATCCACCACTTCGCAACATCCAGTACGTCAGCCCCATTGTCACGGTCACACCTGCTGAAAGGG ATACTGACCCAGTGAAGCCGACGGAGCCAGAAGAGAAGCGTttgggagggaaggagaggaggagagtgaggcgAGAGCGGCGCTCCACTGGCATTGTTCAGTTAGAAGGAGAG AATGAAGATGAGGATGCTCAACTGAAAGAAACCAAGAGCCACAATAACCCCGA TAAGAATCAACCGGGAGACTTGTCAGCTGACTTCAGAACA CTGTACCTGACGGTACTGCAGGAGAACCTCGCTCTGAAGGACaggctgcaggagacggagctgctgctcagccaaaACAAAGTGGAACTGGAGAGACTCCGACAG AGTcaagaaagcagcacagacagacctgCTCTGTTGGAACTGGAGCGATTT GAGAGGTTGGCCCTCCAGAGGAAAGCAGTGGAACTGGAGGATGAGTTGAAG GTTGTCGGGGACCTCAGAGCAGACAACCAGAGGCTCAAGGATGAGAACGCTGCCCTCATCCGTGTCATCAGCAAACTCTCGAGATGA
- the LOC114850890 gene encoding nicotinate-nucleotide pyrophosphorylase [carboxylating] isoform X2, with the protein MSGPGHAAADAIPPHTLTLLAQAWLAEDTPNFDAAGVCVGSREVEARLLCKTSGSVLAGSPFFTAVFAEVGCTVEWLHQEGATIGPDAVTVTAVVRGPARCLLLGERPALNCLARASGIATRCAQLQEVAKVAGWHGEIAGTRKTTPGFRLVEKYAMLVGGASMHRQDLSGMVMLKDNHVWASGNISEAVKAARSVCGFSSKIEVECRSAEEGREAATAGADIVMLDNFLPQELHIAARVLKKEFPALLIEASGGVTPENLTTFFSPHVDVISLGCMTQGCPVVDFSLKVLSSVPTVL; encoded by the exons ATGTCTGGGCCTGGACACGCGGCAGCGGACGCCATCCCGCCGCACACCCTGACCCTGCTGGCACAGGCATGGCTGGCGGAGGACACGCCCAACTTCGACGCcgcaggggtgtgtgtggggtcacgGGAAGTGGAGGCTAGGCTATTATGCAAAACATCTGGCAGCGTCCTTGCAGGAAGTCCCTTCTTCACAGCGGTGTTCGCGGAGGTCGGCTGCACGGTGGAGTGGCTTCACCAGGAGGGAGCGACAATCG GTCCAGATGCTGTGACCGTCACTGCTGTCGTGAGAGGCCCAGCGAGGTGTCTCCTCCTTGGGGAAAGGCCGGCTCTCAACTGCCTGGCCCGGGCTTCTGGCATCGCCACCCGCTgtgctcagctgcaggaggttgCAAAGGTGGCAGGATGGCACGGAGAGATAGCCGGTACACGCAAGACCACGCCAGGCTTCCGCCTGGTGGAGAAGTACGCCATGCTGGTTGGAGGCGCGTCCATGCACAGGCAGGACCTGAGCGGAATGGTGATGCTGAAGGACAATCATGTCTGGGCATCAGGGAATATTTCAGAG GCCGTGAAAGCTGCTCGGTCCGTGTGCGGCTTCAGCAGTAAGATCGAGGTGGAGTGCCGCTCGGCAGAGGAAGGCAGGGAGGCAGCCACAGCGGGGGCAGACATCGTCATGCTGGACAACTTTCTGCCTCAG GAGCTTCACATTGCAGCTCGCGTGCTAAAGAAGGAGTTCCCTGCTCTGCTCATAGAAGCGAGTGGTGGAGTGACTCCTGAGAATTTGACCACGTTTTTCTCCCCACATGTGGACGTCATTTCGCTGGGCTGCATGACTCAGGGCTGCCCTGTGGTGGACTTCTCCCTAAAGGTCCTCAGTTCTGTGCCGACAGTTCTGTGA
- the LOC114851029 gene encoding rho GDP-dissociation inhibitor 1-like: MAEDEVTPEQLAAIAAENEEAESVNYKPPAQKSVKEIQELDKDDESLRKYKEALLGPGVTEADPNTPNVQVTQMSLICESAPNPLVLDLQGDLEAFKKQCFVLKEGVEYKIKISFKVNKEIVSGLKYVQHTYRKGMKIDKSDYMVGSYGPRPSEYEFLTTMEEAPKGVLARGNYVIKSKFTDDDKHDHLSWEWNLNIKKDWKD, from the exons ATGGCTGAGGATGAGGTGACTCCGGAGCAGCTAGCAGCCATCGCCGCAGAGAATGAGGAGGCAGAGTCGGTAAACTACAAACCTCCAGCCCAGAAGTCGGTAAAGGAGATCCAGGAGCTGGATAAGGACGACGAGAGTCTACGCAAATATAAGGAAGCGCTGCTTGGCCCTGGGGTCACTGAAGctg ATCCCAATACTCCTAATGTTCAGGTGACCCAGATGTCTCTAATCTGTGAAAGCGCCCCAAACCCTTTGGTGCTGGACCTGCAAG GAGACCTGGAGGCCTTTAAGAAACAGTGCTTTGTCCTGAAAGAGGGTGTTGAATACAAAATAAAGATCAGCTTTAAG GTGAACAAGGAGATCGTGTCGGGGCTGAAGTATGTGCAGCATACGTACAGGAAAGGGATGAAGA TCGATAAGTCAGACTACATGGTGGGCAGCTATGGACCCCGTCCCAGCGAATACGAGTTCCTGACCACGATGGAGGAGGCTCCTAAAGGCGTGCTGGCCCGTGGCAACTACGTTATCAAGTCCAAGTTTACCGACGACGACAAGCACGACCACCTGTCCTGGGAGTGGAACCTGAACATCAAGAAAGACTGGAAGGACTAA
- the zmp:0000001082 gene encoding integrin alpha-D, with protein MKWQRRICLLACMMALAIPVSLSFNINTKTPHIYEGEQQDFYGYKVLQYASDSRKGLIITAPLKLNESGEISNIKQWFNPKEFSFRNQMIPIRHLGLTIAANSGSQFTVCSPSVAHECYENSYLNSVCYKITENLTQVSVTTPGFQECRNKNVNLVFLFDGSESMTEEEFNKNKDFIKEIIDKLKNSSIKFAAVQFASDPRLVFDFNDYVAGTALDKLQKEPHMRKLTNTHKALTFVLNDILENPAAGATADATKVLVLITDGNPSDTDRRNITGQYEDKNIIRFVIAVKGTKLDKFTSIASKPTKDFGFQIENYKGLTGILGNFQIKIFKMEGTKASRAEDMTSEMAQSGFSAVVYNDTLILGSVGSNTWRGSLEERTGGAETFTQIKDPNMESDSYMGYSISVGRKQNNTLYFTGAPRFNHTGQVVFFTRNDSKWIPAQRLTGDQMGSYFGAELCSVDIDSDGNTDFLLVGAPMFYHPQEKREGQIYVYTLTDEIELRRERIVAASAMGRFGTTISSIADLNGDRLRDVAVGAPLEDENRGAVYIYLGDKQSGIRSTFSQRIAGREIEARLRFFGQSIDGKMDMGVDNLPDIVIGSKGTAVVLRSRPVFNVTAQLSFRPKEIKIDQIECPLKTDTILPMVNLTVCFVTTETTKSKEVMTGSGLNISFALDVDSTRQTHRGFFSRTDRKSRNINSAYRLENQSTCFNYSIYMLKCVDDTLSPISIKLNFTQTDVDKAKAVLNVDSSKLAFVKIPFERLCATSDQCIADLIVDFNFKTPTLLVPDGESEEANFIVVVKLSNDGDRSFNTSITMHYPEGLSFTKMQTAEPEPMIQHCYDQETLLNTTVCGVSLPVFRSNSSITFQLFFRPMMRDATNNHEHLWDDTISMTVAGKSNNANDTNLSSMTKNIPVQFEIKMAVTVKEGIDTYLNFTSEDPKPKRLEIIYRIDNLGWKAFPVNVSLGFTDDLEHNFKLNNYKVLENENQTRCTDTSTFCSSEQHLQVIKCDTFTLRKESWIEIKLSGDVQFKDLKEQAENIAFLKRYTGDGAEVKFQSFIHVDYDTTKYVLNNRKQEEEGLTRKRSNTRCPTKDNSPTVKWTEVRVEFIIPMDRKLIISTGVGLGLLLLILLTIIMFKMGCFKRRQLPMDEEDAESTAMYDTKEEPTEDDKFLDNNEAKGSSSITDS; from the exons ATGAAGTGGCAGCGACGCATCTGCCTGCTGGCCTGCATGATGGCGTTGG CCATCcctgtttctttgtctttcaaCATCAACACGAAGACTCCGCATATCTACGAAGGCGAACAGCAAGACTTTTATGGCTACAAGGTGCTTCAGTACGCGTCCGACTCAAGGAAAGG attaatcatcaCTGCACCTCTGAAGCTAAATGAATCTGGGGAAATCTCCAATATTAAGCAGTGGTTCAACCCAAAAG AATTTTCTTTCAGAAACCAAATGATACCAATTAGGCATTTGGGTCTGACGATAGCTGCAAATTCGGGCTCACAGTTCACT GTTTGCAGCCCGAGCGTAGCCCATGAATGCTACGAGAACTCTTACCTTAATAGCGTTTGTTACAAAATCACAGAGAATCTCACACAAGTGTCTGTTACCACGCCTGGATTTCAAG aatgCAGAAATAAAAACGTAAACCTTGTCTTTCTGTTTGATGGATCAGAGAGTATGACTGAGGAAGAGTTCAATAAAAATAAGGATTTCATAAAGGAAATTATTGACAAACTTAAGAACTCATCAATCAAG tttGCAGCAGTTCAGTTTGCCTCAGATCCCAGACTGGTCTTTGACTTCAATGACTATGTTGCTGGCACTGCTCTTGATAAACTTCAGAAGGAACCTCACATGAGGAaactcaccaacacacacaaagctctcACGTTTGTGCT AAACGACATCTTAGAAAATCCAGCTGCAGGTGCTACAGCTGATGCAACTAAAGTTCTGGTGCTGATAACAGATGGAAACCCCAGTGACACTGACAGACGTAACATCACAGGACAATATGAAGACAAGAACATCATTCGCTTTGTCATAGCG GTAAAAGGTACTAAGCTGGACAAATTTACCTCCATTGCTTCAAAGCCGACCAAAGACTTTGGTTTTCAAATTGAGAACTATAAAGGACTCACTGGAATACTGGGAAATTTTCAAatcaaaatcttcaaaatggaAG GCACTAAAGCGTCTCGGGCAGAGGACATGACTAGTGAAATGGCTCAGAGCGGCTTCAGTGCTGTCGTCTACAAC GATACGCTGATCCTGGGCTCAGTGGGATCAAACACCTGGCGTGGCTCTCTGGAAGAGAGGACGGGAGGTGctgaaacatttacacaaattaAAGACCCGAACATGGAGAGTGATTCCTACATGG GATACTCTATTTCTGTTGGAAGGAAGCAAAACAACACTCTGTACTTTACCGGTGCACCAAGATTTAATCACACGGGgcaggttgtttttttcacacgCAACGACTCAAAATGGATTCCAGCCCAAAGACTGACCGGAGACCAG ATGGGCTCCTACTTCGGTGCAGAGCTGTGCTCGGTAGATATTGACTCTGACGGTAACACTGACTTCCTGCTGGTGGGAGCTCCAATGTTTTATCATCCTCAAGAGAAGCGAGAAGGTCAGATCTACGTCTACACACTGACGGACGAG ATTGAACTGAGACGTGAGCGGATCGTGGCAGCGTCAGCCATGGGCAGATTTGGCACCACCATATCAAGCATTGCTGATCTGAATGGAGACAGACTTAGAGACGTTGCTGTTGGAGCCCCTCTGGAGGacgaaaacagaggagctgtgtaCATCTACCTTGGCGACAAACAAAGCGGGATACGCAGCACTTTCAGCCAG AGAATCGCTGGACGGGAAATTGAAGCCCGGCTGAGATTCTTTGGGCAATCTATTGATGGGAAAATGGACATGGGAGTAGATAACCTGCCAGATATAGTGATCGGATCAAAGGGCACAGCAGTTGTTCTGAG GTCCAGGCCCGTGTTCAACGTCACAGCACAGCTGTCTTTTCGTCCTAAAGAGATAAAGATCGACCAAATCGAGTGCCCACTCAAGACAGACACAATTTTACCAATGGTGAACTTGACCGTCTGCTTTGTaaccacagaaacaacaaagagCAAAGAAG TGATGACAGGCTCTGGACTGAACATCTCCTTCGCACTCGACGTTGATTCAACAAGACAAACGCATCGAGGGTTCTTCAGTCGGACTGATAGGAAAAGCAGGAATATTAATTCTGCCTATAGGCTGGAGAATCAATCCACCTGCTTCAACTACAGCATCTACATGCTA AAATGTGTGGACGACACATTATCACCAATCTCCATCAAACTGAACTTCACCCAAACAGACGTTGATAAAGCAAAGGCTGTCCTGAATGTGGACAGCAGTAAGCTGGCTTTTGTCAAG ATTCCTTTTGAGAGGCTCTGTGCAACAAGCGATCAGTGCATCGCTGATCTTATTGTGGATTTCAACTTCAA GACTCCAACACTGTTGGTGCCAGACGGAGAGTCAGAGGAAGCAAATTTCATCGTGGTTGTGAAACTGTCCAATGATGGCGATAGATCGTTCAACACCAGCATCACGATGCACTACCCCGAGGGCCTGTCATTCACCAAGATGCAGACCGCG GAGCCAGAACCAATGATCCAACACTGTTACGATCAGGAGACCTTGCTCAACACGACAGTTTGTGGTGTCAGCCTTCCTGTGTTTCGCAGCAACTCCTCA ATAACATTTCAACTGTTTTTCCGCCCCATGATGCGTGATGCTACAAATAATCATGAGCATCTTTGGGACGACACAATCTCAATGACAGTTGCAGGGAAAAG TAACAATGCAAACGACACAAACCTGAGCTCCATGACGAAAAACATCCCGGTacaatttgaaattaaaatggCAGTGACAGT GAAAGAAGGCATCGACACCTATTTAAACTTTACATCAGAGGATCCCAAACCTAAGAGACTGGAGATCATATATAGA ATCGACAATCTGGGCTGGAAGGCATTTCCTGTGAATGTGTCTCTGGGCTTCACAGATGATCTGGAGCATAATTTTAAATTGAACAATTACAAAGTCTTGGAGAATGAG aaCCAAACTCGGTGCACTgacacatctact TTCTGTTCATCAGAACAACACCTCCAGGTCATAAAGTGTGACACTTTCACGCTGAGGAAAGAATCCTGGATAGAGATCAAACTCTCAGGAGATGTCCAGTTTAAGGACCTCAAGGAGCAGGCGGAG AACATCGCCTTCCTGAAACGATACACTGGCGATGGTGCAGAGGTGAAATTTCAAAGCTTTATACACGTCGACTACGATACGACCAAATATGTACTAAACAACCGTAAGCAAGAG GAAGAAGGACTGACACGAAAGAGATCTAATACAAGGTGCCCGACTAAAGACAACAGTCCAACAGTGAAATGG ACTGAAGTTCGGGTTGAGTTCATTATTCCCATGGACAGAAAGCTGATCATTTCAACTGGCGTGGGACTGGGACTGCTGCTTCTTATCTTACTCACAATCATTATGTTTAAG ATGGGATGCTTCAAGAGGAGACAACTGCCCATGGATGAGGAAGATGCCGAGTCCACCGCTATGTACGATACTAAAGAAGAGCCTACAGAGGACGACAAGTTTCTTGATAATAATGAGGCAAAGGGCAGCAGCTCCATAACTGATTCATAG
- the LOC129603191 gene encoding nicotinate-nucleotide pyrophosphorylase [carboxylating]-like encodes MRHERMSGPGHAAADAIPPHTLTLLAQAWLAEDTPNFDAAGVCVGSREVEARLLCKTSGSVLAGSPFFTAVFAEVGCTVEWLHQEGATIGRCCTNILDVERFEEAGEEQLPAPQLLPALQTSSDSLNL; translated from the exons ATGAGACACGAGAG AATGTCTGGGCCTGGACACGCGGCAGCGGACGCCATCCCGCCGCACACCCTGACCCTGCTGGCACAGGCATGGCTGGCGGAGGACACGCCCAACTTCGACGCcgcaggggtgtgtgtggggtcacgGGAAGTGGAGGCTAGGCTATTATGCAAAACATCTGGCAGCGTCCTTGCAGGAAGTCCCTTCTTCACAGCGGTGTTCGCGGAGGTCGGCTGCACGGTGGAGTGGCTTCACCAGGAGGGAGCGACAATCGGTAGGTGCTGCACCAACATACTGGATGTGGAACGTTTTGAAGAGGCAGGTGAGGAGCAGCTCCCAGCTCCCCAGTTGCTCCCTGCACTCCAAACCAGTTCAGACTCCTTAAACCTTTAA